The sequence TACGCCTATTGCGCATCATTTCTCCTTCCAGACATCTACATACGAAGGGGCCAACCGCGCGCATACGATTGGCCCCTGATTGGTACCGTGCTCAGTGCATCAGCTTGCCTGGTGGCAAGCCGTAAGCCATTAGCCGTTCGCCGCTATCTTACATTGTATCTTTCCAGTGGCCGTAGCGCTCCCTCAGGATTCTGTGAAGGATCTTGCCCGCGCCCGACCTCGGCATCTCCTCATCCTTTATGAAGAACACCTTCCTCGGTATTTTGTAGCCCGCTATCTTGCCTCTGCAGTGCTCGCTGATATCCTTCTCCGTGGCCGTCTTGCCCTCGTGCAGCACAACAATTGCCGTCACCTGCTCTCCCCATTTCTCATGCGGGGTTCCGATGACAGCGACGTCTTTCACAGCGGCAAACCCGCCAATGACGTTCTCCACTTCAGACGGGAAGACGTTCTCGCCGCCAGAGATGATCATGTTTGCCTTCCTGTCAACCAGGGTGTAATAGCCGTCTTCATCTCTGAAGGCCATGTCGCCCGCGCTGAAGTATTCCCCCTTCATCGCAGCGGCAGTCTTTTCAGGATCTTTCCAGTAGCCTTCGAAGAGCATCGGGCTACGGGAGTAGAGCTCTCCGACCTTGTTCGGCTCGGTGACAAGCTTACCATCATCATCGTACAGCTCAATGATGTCCGTACCCATCACTTCGCGGCCGATGGAGCCAAGCTTGTTCAGCTGTTCGTGTGGTTTGAGAACCGTGACAATACCCGCCTCGGTGGAACCATATGCTTCGTAAAGCTGAGAATTAGGGAACATTTTGAGGATGCCGAGTTTCGTATCCCTGCGCGCCGGCGCTGACGAGCAGAGCAGCTTTTTCACGCCGGTCAAATCGTATTTCTTTTTCACCTCATCGGGCAGGGCAAGCATCATGATGTAGTGGGTAGGCACAAGGGACGTAAACGTGACCTTGTGGTCCTGGAACGTCCTGAGT comes from Syntrophorhabdales bacterium and encodes:
- a CDS encoding AMP-binding protein, encoding MKFGNWMTAKDVLRVNAFKWPNKVGCKDLNKQFTFKQWNERSARLANALAKMGMKKGDRFAVLGYNCVEWMEIYAAAAKGGYICVPLMFRLAPVEMEYITNHCEAKVFIVQDQWVEHVNGMKKNLPTVEKYISFAVDNQKFDGYLSYEDVIAAASPEEPDVKVTAEDVWVIMYTGGTTGKPKGVMKTHASLFAQYFIMIFDHQFEFDDTNLLVMPCCHVNSLFYSFTVTWVGGCVMAYNMVSFNPEDLLRTFQDHKVTFTSLVPTHYIMMLALPDEVKKKYDLTGVKKLLCSSAPARRDTKLGILKMFPNSQLYEAYGSTEAGIVTVLKPHEQLNKLGSIGREVMGTDIIELYDDDGKLVTEPNKVGELYSRSPMLFEGYWKDPEKTAAAMKGEYFSAGDMAFRDEDGYYTLVDRKANMIISGGENVFPSEVENVIGGFAAVKDVAVIGTPHEKWGEQVTAIVVLHEGKTATEKDISEHCRGKIAGYKIPRKVFFIKDEEMPRSGAGKILHRILRERYGHWKDTM